Below is a genomic region from Fusobacterium nucleatum.
TCAGGTATTAGCATTCGTTTCCAAATGTTGTCCCTAGCTGTGAGGCAAGTTCTTTACGCGTTACTCACCCGTCCGCCACCCAAATCTAAGTTAAAAAACCCAAATTCAAGTAGACTTGCATGTGTTAAGCATTCTGTCAGCGTTCATCCTGAGCCAGGATCAAACTCTTCGTTCAATCTTTTTAATAGCTCATTTTGCTATCTTATTTAACACCAAATTTTATGGTTGCTTTTTGTCTTTTCTCTATTCTGTTGCTAATGTCCTTTCCTTATCGGCAAGAGTCATATTAACATTTTTCACATATTTTGTCAACAGAAAATTTAAAAAAATTTTAATTTTTTATTGAATTTTATTTTTAGTCTTATTTTTCAACGATAAAATTAAATATTTACTGAAAAATTTTCTTGTTTTCTTGTAGCTATTTTTAAATTTTAACAACTAATTACTTTTTTATTTCTATATTATTTGGTATAATTAATTAAGTTAAGAGCTATTTTAATAAAACTTTTAGGAGGTAAAATTATGGATATAATTCATTCTGAAGGAAAAGGTTTCTATATTTATGACGAAAATAAAGAAATTCTAGCAAGACTCGAATATAAGAAAAATGATAATGTTTTAACTTTTGATCATACTGTTGTATCGGATAAACTAAAAGGACAAGGAATTGCACAAAAACTTTTAGATGAAGCAGTTGA
It encodes:
- a CDS encoding GNAT family N-acetyltransferase yields the protein MDIIHSEGKGFYIYDENKEILARLEYKKNDNVLTFDHTVVSDKLKGQGIAQKLLDEAVDYARKNNFKVHPVCSYVVKKFETGNYDDIKI